The genome window TCCAAACTAAATTGCCCATTTGTAATACGTCCAGCAACAGGGCCAAGTGTCGCGCCGAAGTAAGGAGAGTGTGCCAAATAATCATCTAAATTTGTAAAACCAAGACTAATATTCGCAAAATCACCAAATTTATCTTTTGTTTCAAGTGAAGTAACAATCGCTCCGTAATTTAAAACACTCATGCGCATATCATGATCATTTATCATCGTCCACTTCCAAACAGTTTCTCCTTCAAACTCCCCAAATCGCTCCTTCATTACTTCGATAAAAATCACATTCCTTCATAAGTTATTAATAGCCATTTGGATGAGATACGTGCCATTTCCAAGCAGTGGCGATAATATCTTTTACATCTGTATAAGTTGGCTCCCAACCAAGAATTTCGCGCGCTTTATCACTAGAAGCAATTAACGTTCCTGGGTCTCCTGCACGACGTGGTACTACTTCAGCAGGGATTTCTTTTCCTGTTACAGTACGAGCTGCTTCAAGCATTTCTTTCACAGAAAAACCGTTACTGCTACCAAGATTGAAAATATTACTTTCTCCCCCATTTTTCAAGTATTCTAGCGCTCTAATATGTGCGTCTATTAAATCTTCTACTTGTACATAGTCACGAATACAAGTACCATCTGGTGTATTATAGCCATCACCGTAGATCGCTAATTTTTCTCGTTGACCAAGCGCAACTTGTAAAATAATTGGCACTAGATGCGATTCTGGTTTGTGATCTTCCCCAATCGAACCATCTGCTTTTGCACCAGCGACATTAAAATAACGGAGTGCAACAAATTTCATGCCGTATGCTTTATCGCACCATTTCATCATTTTTTCCATGATTAGCTTTGTTTCGCCATAAGTACTTTCCGGATTTGTTGGCATATCTTCCGTAATTGGCACGCGTTCTGGTTCACCGTATGTAGCCGCACTGGAAGAAAAGACGATATGCTTCACATCAAATTCCTCCATCACTTCTAAAACGATTTGCGTACCATAGACATTATTATTTAAATAATCCAGCGGTACTTCCATCGATTCTCCTACAAGTGAACTAGCAGCAAAATGAATCACACCATCTACTTTTTCTTTTTCAAAAACTGAACTTAAAAATGCTTTATCACGAATATCTCCTTCATAAAATTTTGCCTTTTTATGAATGGATTCCCTATGCCCTGTTCTTAAATTATCAATAACTACTACTTCATATCCGCGAGTAATTAACTCATCTACTGCATGTGAACCGATATAGCCAGCGCCACCAAGTACAGCAATACCCATTACTTATCTCTCCTAACGCTTGTCTTTGTATTTCATTTTACACTACTCTGGTCTATATAGTCACGCAAAAATGGGTCTAAGATAAATAATCTCAGACCCATTCGAGTTTTCTTTACTATTATTTAGCCGCCTCAGCTTCTAGCGACTCTTTTAATTCTTCTACATATTTTTGAG of Listeria monocytogenes contains these proteins:
- the galE gene encoding UDP-glucose 4-epimerase GalE; this encodes MGIAVLGGAGYIGSHAVDELITRGYEVVVIDNLRTGHRESIHKKAKFYEGDIRDKAFLSSVFEKEKVDGVIHFAASSLVGESMEVPLDYLNNNVYGTQIVLEVMEEFDVKHIVFSSSAATYGEPERVPITEDMPTNPESTYGETKLIMEKMMKWCDKAYGMKFVALRYFNVAGAKADGSIGEDHKPESHLVPIILQVALGQREKLAIYGDGYNTPDGTCIRDYVQVEDLIDAHIRALEYLKNGGESNIFNLGSSNGFSVKEMLEAARTVTGKEIPAEVVPRRAGDPGTLIASSDKAREILGWEPTYTDVKDIIATAWKWHVSHPNGY